The Anaerolineales bacterium region CAACCAAAACCACACCAGGCATCTTCTCTCCTTGCGTAACGCGTTCAAAAGCAAATTTTATGACGGTGTTTTTATCATGGGTTAGCAGGACCCTGTTTTGTTGAGCCGCCCATTCCAATACAACAGGATCGCTTGCGCGGGCTAATTCAGTATCTTGAATTCGAACAATATCAAGGGAAGGCAATCTGCGTACTAATCCACGCAAAATATCGTTATTGAAGTTCTCATCCGCCGCTAGAAGAAGCATGGATATTATTTCCCGCCAATTTGTCGCGCAAGCAACCTTTCGCGTATACCGATTGGATTATAGCGCGCCTCCGCTTGCGTTTGGAATTCACGCGCTTCTTTGTTTCGTTTCATTAGATACGCATCTACCTCGTCGCGTTTACGCAGGTAATAGCCGATCACGGAATAGATATCTGCCAGTGGAACCGCTGGGTACTGTTGAGCGATCTCCTCCGCCGTTGCGCCATCTTTGAACGCTGTAACGACCGTATCCAGAGTGACACGCGTATTACTCACACGGATAACGCCATCCGCATCAGTTTCTAAAGGAATAATTTCAGGCGCAATTACCATATTTGCCTCGATCTTTCATCTTGATTATAGCGCAAGTTCATTACTCCAACGGACCCGTATACTCGTCCAGCACTTCGATCAAAGCGGAAGTCAGTTTATTCGAATCGTGCCGCCACGGTTGGGATTCGCTGATCAAGTCGGTGCAGAAGGTGCGTGGGTCGGCGAGTATCTTCTCGTCTGCGATCACCCATTGCGAGTCCTCGTTGAGTTGACCTTCATAATTGCTGTTGCACAATATCACGTCGAAGACGCGTTCGCCGATGTGTTCCTCCAGCGCGCGGACGTGGTCGTAGCACGTGAACAAATCCGTTTCGCCCGCTTGAGTGGCGAGGTTGCACACGTAGACTTTCACCGCGCGGCTGGAACGCATCGCGCCGAGCAAATCCTGCACGAGCAGGTTTGGCAAGAGACTGGTGTACAAACTTCCAGGTCCAACAACGATCATATCCGCGTTGAGGATTGCCCTCAAAACAGGCGGATACGCAGGCGCGTCGTTCGGTTCAAGCCAGACCCGCCGAACCTGACCCGCCATCTGCGGGATGCGACTCTCCCCCTCCACACGGACTTCGTTCACAACATGCGGCAATTGCATGTCCGCGACGAGTTGCACATCATGCAACGTGGAGGGAAGCACGCGTCCGCTGACCGATAAGACTTTGCCCGACTCGGCAATTGCGCCCTCGAAACTGCCAGTAATATCTGCCAGCGCGGTGATAAACAAATTGCCGAAGGAATGTCCGCTCAAATCGCCCGCGCCGCTGAAGCGATATTGAAAAAGTTGAGTCAACATCTGCTCATCGTTGGAGAGCGCGGCGAGGCAGTTGCGGATGTCGCCTGGCGGAAGAATCCCAAAGTCCGCGCGGAGGCGACCCGACGAGCCGCCGTCATCCGCGACGGTGACGACCGCCGTCAGATTCCGCGTAAACTCCTTCAACCCGCGCAAGAGATTCGACAGTCCATGCCCGCCGCCGATGGCGACGATGCGCGGTCCACGCTTGCGGCGGCGGTAATCGCTCAAATCGTCGAGCAAGACGCGCCCCGTCCGTAGGTACGGACGAAGAAGCGAGCGATTGAGCCGCACGATGCCATAGCCGACGAGCCAAATCCCGAGTCCGCCAAACAACAGCGCTCTGATCTCGCGCGGCAGGAAGCGAAGCGATGCGTATGAAAGGAAGGTTAACAACAATTCGTTGGTCGAATCGGTGCGGTACAAATCCAAAAGAAGGATGGCGAAGCCCACGCCTAACAACGTGACGCCTGCCATAATGAACAGAAACCAACGTTTGACGCCCAAGCCAGGCGTAAACCACCGCGCTGCCTCGCGCAAATCTTCGAGAAACGGAAAACGAGCAACCCATTTACTTTTCGGCATGAAATGAGTGTAGCAGGGATGGAAGGCGAAGTCAAACCTGACCCCCTCCCTGCCCTCCCCCAAAATCCGACTGAAGTTCGTCGGATTTTGGGGGAGGTGTCCTGCCATCGGCGGGACGGTGGGGGTCGGTCGGTTATAATGGCAACCATGTCGCTCACAGTAGCCGTAGACCTCGGCGGCACGCACATCCGCGTTGCCTCCTACAACTCAGAAAGTATCACACCCGTAGCCCATTTCCGTACACGCACAAACGCCAGAGAACCTGGCGTATTTGATCGGTTGGTGCAGGCAATCGAAAACGTCTGGGATGCAAAGGCGACCTCCATCGGCGTCGCCTCCCCTGGTCCGCTCGACCCATACACGGGAACCATCCTCGCTACCCCGAACATCCTCGAATGGCAGAACTTCCCGCTTGCCTCCAAACTCTCCGAACACTTCGGCGTCCCCGTCCACATTGACAACGACGCCAACATGGCGGGCTTCGGCGAATGGACGTTCGGCGCGGGCAAGGGGCATCACAACCTCGTCTACCTCACCATCAGCACGGGCGTCGGCGGCGGCGTGATCTGCAACGACACCCTCCTGCAAGGCTTTCACGGTCTCGGCGCCGAACTCGGTCACATGATCGTTGACCCAAACGGTCCGCCGTGCGGATGCGGCAAGCACGGACACGTGGAAGCCTTTTCATCGGGGACTGCCATCGCGCGCTACACAGAAGAGCAAATCCAAGCGGGACAAAAATCCTCGCTTCCATCTCAGGGACAGCTGACCGCAAAACTGTTGGCGGACGCGGCGCTTCAAGGGGATTCGCTCGCTATTTCGGCATTTTCACGAGCTGGGCATTACCTCGGCATCGCGGTTGCCAATTACCTCGCCATCTTTGACCCGTCCATTGTGATCTTCGGCGGCGGAGTTTCGCAAGTCGGCGATCTGCTCTTCAAGCCGTTCGAGGAAAGTTTGCGCGAGCACACGTTTCATCCGCATTATTTGGATAATCTGGTCATCGCCAAAGCCGCGCTGGGCGACGATGTCGGTCTGCTCGGCGCGCTCGCATGGGCACGTTATAAACGAACGAGGGCGGAATGAAAACACGGATCGTCGTAGCGACTCCCATTTGGCTGGTCACCAAATGGTGGACGGCGGATCGGGACGCGTAAAAATCGCCCGAAGCTGAACCAGCCTCACGTCGAGAATGAGGCGTTGCTTTTTATCCAAAAAAATAGTTAATGTCATTGCGAGACCCGCTCTGCGGGTCGAAGCAATCTCCCGAATGCGAGGAGATTGCTTCATCGGGCAAAGCCCTCCTCGCAACGACATGAACACAAAAGGAGTTCGAAATGGAAAAATTGAATCTGCCTGGACCGAAATCAAAGGCAATACTTGAACGTGACGCGAAAGTCATTTCGTCGTCGTATCCGCGCGCGTACCCATTCGTGATGGATCACGGCAAAGGCGTGGAAGTGTGGGACGCCGACGGCAACCGCTTCATTGATTTTATGGCGGGCATTGCCGTGCTTTCGACGGGTCACTCGCACCCGAAAGTGGTGAAGGCGGTGAAAGACGCCGCCGAAAAGTTTTTGCACATCTCGTCCGATTTTTATCACGAGGGCTGGGTGCGCCTGAGCGAAAAGTTGGACGAGATCGCGCCGTTCGAGGAAGGAGCAAAAACATTTTTAACCAACTCGGGAACCGAAGCGGTCGAGACCGCCATCAAACTGGCAAAGTATCACACCAAGCGGCATAACTTCATCGGATTCTTCGGCGCGTTCCACGGACGCACGATGGGATCGGTGGCGTTCACCGCGAGCAAGCCGCATTATCATCGCGGGTTTTATCCGCTGATGCCGGGCGTCACGCACGTCCCCTACCCTGATGAATATCGCCCGATCCTGCATCGCAGAATGGGCGAAGATTACGGTGAAACCTGCGTGCGTTTCATCGAGGAAGAAATTTTCGATCACAATGTGCCGGGCGACGAGATCGCCGGTATGCTGGTCGAGCCGATTCAAGGCGAGGGCGGCTACATTGTGCCGCCCGCCGGGTTCTTCCCCGCGCTGCGTAAGTTGTGCGATAAATACGGCATCATGCTGATCGTGGACGAAGTTCAATCGGGTATGGGGCGCACCGGAAAATGGTGGGCGGTGGAACACTTCGGCGTGGAGCCGGATATCGTCGTCTCCGCGAAGGGAATCGCTTCGGGTCTGCCGCTCGGCGCGTGCATCGCGCGAGAATCGGTGATGACGTGGCCCAAAGGGACGCACGGCAACACCTACGGCGGCAACCCCATCGCCTGCGCCGCGTCGCTCGCGACCATCGAACTACTCGAGGAGAAATATCTCGCCAACGCGGCGGAGGTCGGGCAATACATGATCGACGCGCTGGAAGAAATTCAGGCGCGGCACACGTCAATGGGCGACGTGCGCGGTAAAGGCTTGATGATCGGCGTAGAGTTTGTGAAAGACAAGAACACGAAAGAGCCAAACGAGGAAATCCGCAACATGATCGAAAAAACCGCCTTCGAGCATGGTCTGCTGACGCTCGGTTGCGGCAAGTCCACCATCCGCTTTGCGCCGCCGTTGAACATCACCAAAAAGGAGGCGGACGAAGGCTTGGAGCTCTTCGAGCATGCCGTGACGATGTCCGAGCAGGAGCAGGGGTTGAGGTAAAAACAAAACTGAATCAAACGCCCCCGGAAATTTCCGGGGGCGTTGTTGTTTCCAGATTACTTATCTGCTTCTACTTTCACCAGCACGGCACGGACAACTACGCGCTTACGATAGGTGTTTGTCTTCTCGTCGTATTCTTTACAGGTGATGAACGTGAGCCACGAATATTCTTCGTGTTTGAACACGGTCGAATCGGTTGGGCTGACCACTTTGTTCGTGCGAATCTCGTACGTGTATTTCTGTCCGTTCGCGTGGACGATGATCGTATCGCCATATTTCAACTTGCTCAGATTGACGAACGGACCCGGTAAGCCATTGGAAAGATACACGTGGCCCGTGATCACGCTGTTACCATCCCACGTGGGGAAGGCGCTTCCTTCTAACCATCCGGCTTGCTTGCCCAGCCAAGCGACGTTCCATTCCCCATTTCGGTACGGCACGCCAACGATGGAGGACTTTACTCCAAGCGACGGAATTTCGAACCAGATATTTCCGGCAAGCAAGTTGTAGGATTCGAGCGGCACACTACTCAGGTCGGTCCGCACGTTGGGGGCAAAGCCAGTGTTCGGGATATTGGCAGCGCGCAGGTCGTTGGTTCCGCCGCCCGGTGCGCCAAGCGTCAACGTGGAACTTGTGCCATACACGTCAATTGGACTGCCGGGATCGTAATCTCGTTCGGTGGAGAAGACATTTGAATTTTGCTGTCCTGGCGGGTTACCTGGAGGACTCGGCGGCACGCCCGGCAGACTCGTCCATGCCACGTTCGCGACATTGGTCGCCGGCAGAGATAGCACGGTCACATCGAAGGTGATCTGGGCGTTTCCTCCACTCAACTGGAAGTTGCTCCACGTACCGGAGATCGTTCGCGTACCTACATTATACAGACATGTGCCAACGTCCGCCGGTTGCGCGCCCGCATTGCAATTCAACGTTCCGGGGACAAAGTCCAACGTAGCGGGAAGCGCGTCGGTAATCACAAGGTCGTACGCATCCGTCTGGCTGGCGGCTGTGTGTTGAATGGTTAGCGCGAGCGTGATCACCGAACCTATTGAGACGTTCGATGTACTGGATGTTTTTACAATGGAGACATCCGGCTCGACAACTGTGACTGTTGTTGTTCGCGGACCTAACGTGCCAGAATCAGAACTCCAGACCACGCTGTTATCAAGATCGGTCCCCGACACATTCGCCGCGCTGTCTAACACCACAGCGCGGTAATCAATCGTCAAGGCTTGAGGCGCGCCGGGGTTGGTGAGCGTGCCGAAATTAAAGGTGACGCGTCGCCCCACATCCACAGGAGTCCCGCCGCCAGCGTCAT contains the following coding sequences:
- a CDS encoding DUF5615 family PIN-like protein: MLLLAADENFNNDILRGLVRRLPSLDIVRIQDTELARASDPVVLEWAAQQNRVLLTHDKNTVIKFAFERVTQGEKMPGVVLVDRSVPIGVAIEDILLLAEFSEEGELEGNVIYLPLR
- a CDS encoding DUF433 domain-containing protein → MSNTRVTLDTVVTAFKDGATAEEIAQQYPAVPLADIYSVIGYYLRKRDEVDAYLMKRNKEAREFQTQAEARYNPIGIRERLLARQIGGK
- a CDS encoding YvcK family protein; the encoded protein is MPKSKWVARFPFLEDLREAARWFTPGLGVKRWFLFIMAGVTLLGVGFAILLLDLYRTDSTNELLLTFLSYASLRFLPREIRALLFGGLGIWLVGYGIVRLNRSLLRPYLRTGRVLLDDLSDYRRRKRGPRIVAIGGGHGLSNLLRGLKEFTRNLTAVVTVADDGGSSGRLRADFGILPPGDIRNCLAALSNDEQMLTQLFQYRFSGAGDLSGHSFGNLFITALADITGSFEGAIAESGKVLSVSGRVLPSTLHDVQLVADMQLPHVVNEVRVEGESRIPQMAGQVRRVWLEPNDAPAYPPVLRAILNADMIVVGPGSLYTSLLPNLLVQDLLGAMRSSRAVKVYVCNLATQAGETDLFTCYDHVRALEEHIGERVFDVILCNSNYEGQLNEDSQWVIADEKILADPRTFCTDLISESQPWRHDSNKLTSALIEVLDEYTGPLE
- a CDS encoding ROK family protein; protein product: MSLTVAVDLGGTHIRVASYNSESITPVAHFRTRTNAREPGVFDRLVQAIENVWDAKATSIGVASPGPLDPYTGTILATPNILEWQNFPLASKLSEHFGVPVHIDNDANMAGFGEWTFGAGKGHHNLVYLTISTGVGGGVICNDTLLQGFHGLGAELGHMIVDPNGPPCGCGKHGHVEAFSSGTAIARYTEEQIQAGQKSSLPSQGQLTAKLLADAALQGDSLAISAFSRAGHYLGIAVANYLAIFDPSIVIFGGGVSQVGDLLFKPFEESLREHTFHPHYLDNLVIAKAALGDDVGLLGALAWARYKRTRAE
- a CDS encoding acetyl ornithine aminotransferase family protein, which gives rise to MEKLNLPGPKSKAILERDAKVISSSYPRAYPFVMDHGKGVEVWDADGNRFIDFMAGIAVLSTGHSHPKVVKAVKDAAEKFLHISSDFYHEGWVRLSEKLDEIAPFEEGAKTFLTNSGTEAVETAIKLAKYHTKRHNFIGFFGAFHGRTMGSVAFTASKPHYHRGFYPLMPGVTHVPYPDEYRPILHRRMGEDYGETCVRFIEEEIFDHNVPGDEIAGMLVEPIQGEGGYIVPPAGFFPALRKLCDKYGIMLIVDEVQSGMGRTGKWWAVEHFGVEPDIVVSAKGIASGLPLGACIARESVMTWPKGTHGNTYGGNPIACAASLATIELLEEKYLANAAEVGQYMIDALEEIQARHTSMGDVRGKGLMIGVEFVKDKNTKEPNEEIRNMIEKTAFEHGLLTLGCGKSTIRFAPPLNITKKEADEGLELFEHAVTMSEQEQGLR